One window from the genome of Deltaproteobacteria bacterium encodes:
- a CDS encoding membrane dipeptidase gives MTAPRWTLLLCAALCATGCAHFTEPAGTPVPLLLGADLHAHLVMRDAAEPIFQGRPGEPGLRATSPDQRNLNQLDLDELKRAGVRVIVASVWPPPALTPWRSPLDEALRQLQALRRWAGRHPEVAIARDADEALRLAAHERIVLIPAVESADGVERVEDVDRLYAAGARAMQLVHFADDDLGGAAAGQLSKALFGKSSDETNPRGLTPLGRAVVSRMIALGMVIDLAHASDQTITDVLDLAAPAHVPVMFSHAGARALSAGERNLSDALAARIAGNGGIIGVTLSRNFVADVPEADRFAGLVPGTCDDVVAHWLHFARVVGPAAVTLGSDFNGFITRPQPGGSCPDGIRGTQDLPALWAALVSKGFPTEALDRGGGRMLEVWKRAEAAADPAARARASHADGEPTIDR, from the coding sequence GTGACCGCGCCTCGATGGACCCTGCTCTTGTGCGCGGCGCTCTGCGCGACAGGCTGCGCCCACTTCACCGAGCCTGCAGGAACGCCGGTGCCGCTCTTGCTCGGCGCGGATCTGCACGCCCACCTCGTGATGCGCGACGCCGCCGAGCCCATCTTCCAGGGCCGACCGGGTGAGCCTGGCCTGCGCGCCACGTCGCCCGACCAGCGAAACCTGAACCAGCTCGATCTGGACGAGCTGAAGCGCGCGGGCGTCCGGGTGATCGTGGCCTCGGTGTGGCCGCCGCCGGCACTCACCCCCTGGCGCTCGCCGCTCGACGAGGCGCTCCGACAGCTGCAGGCGCTGCGAAGATGGGCGGGCCGACACCCCGAAGTCGCCATCGCCCGCGACGCCGACGAGGCCCTGCGCCTGGCCGCCCACGAGCGCATCGTGCTCATTCCGGCGGTCGAGAGCGCGGACGGCGTCGAGCGCGTGGAGGACGTGGATCGGCTCTACGCCGCGGGCGCGCGGGCCATGCAGCTCGTGCACTTCGCCGATGACGATCTCGGCGGCGCTGCGGCCGGACAACTCTCGAAAGCGCTCTTTGGCAAGAGCTCCGACGAGACCAACCCGCGCGGGCTCACGCCGCTCGGTCGAGCGGTGGTGTCGCGGATGATCGCGCTGGGCATGGTGATCGATCTCGCGCACGCGAGCGACCAGACCATCACCGACGTGCTCGACCTCGCTGCGCCGGCGCACGTGCCGGTGATGTTCTCGCACGCGGGCGCGCGGGCGCTCTCGGCCGGCGAGCGAAACCTCTCGGACGCGCTCGCCGCGCGCATCGCGGGCAACGGCGGAATCATCGGCGTCACGCTCTCGCGGAACTTCGTGGCCGACGTGCCCGAGGCCGATCGATTCGCGGGGCTCGTGCCCGGCACGTGCGACGACGTGGTGGCGCACTGGCTCCACTTCGCGCGCGTCGTGGGACCGGCGGCGGTGACGCTCGGCAGCGACTTCAACGGCTTCATCACCCGCCCGCAACCCGGCGGGAGCTGCCCCGACGGCATCCGCGGCACGCAGGACTTGCCCGCGCTCTGGGCGGCGCTCGTGTCGAAGGGCTTTCCGACCGAGGCGCTCGATCGCGGCGGCGGCCGGATGCTCGAGGTGTGGAAGCGCGCCGAGGCGGCGGCGGATCCCGCGGCGCGCGCGCGGGCCTCGCACGCCGACGGCGAGCCGACGATCGATCGCTGA